A stretch of Kaistella flava (ex Peng et al. 2021) DNA encodes these proteins:
- the azu gene encoding azurin: MKYSKIKSVLALLAISSALLISCNKTEKSEAVTEAPVETVATDNVANDAAKQDTIKITLNGNDKMQYDLSEIDVYTGQTVVLTLNHTGTMPAASMGHNFVLLKKGTDLEKFEAEAAKAQKDGYIPTDTSEIIAHTKLLGGGESDTITFQAPEKGTYDFMCSFPGHYSVMKGKFNVK, encoded by the coding sequence ATGAAATATTCAAAAATCAAATCTGTTCTAGCGTTATTAGCAATTAGCAGTGCGCTTTTAATTTCTTGTAACAAAACTGAAAAAAGTGAAGCGGTAACTGAAGCTCCTGTAGAGACTGTTGCCACTGATAATGTTGCCAATGATGCTGCGAAGCAAGACACGATCAAGATCACATTAAATGGTAATGATAAGATGCAGTACGATCTTTCAGAAATCGATGTTTATACAGGTCAAACTGTTGTTCTGACTTTAAACCACACTGGAACAATGCCAGCTGCATCTATGGGACATAACTTTGTGCTTTTGAAAAAAGGTACTGATCTCGAGAAATTCGAAGCAGAGGCAGCGAAAGCCCAGAAAGATGGGTATATTCCAACTGATACAAGCGAAATTATCGCACATACCAAATTACTTGGTGGTGGAGAATCTGACACGATAACTTTCCAGGCTCCCGAAAAAGGAACTTATGATTTCATGTGTTCTTTCCCAGGACATTATTCCGTGATGAAAGGGAAATTTAATGTGAAATAA